The Primulina huaijiensis isolate GDHJ02 chromosome 6, ASM1229523v2, whole genome shotgun sequence genomic sequence tttagtaaatttcattttattatctTAGAGATTGCATGGCCTAacaattgattttatgggaaaACAAACAGAGAATCTTTTTTTATTGACACTATAACGATATGAGCTCATGTTACCTTTAACTCGATTGATATTTGATAAAATTGAGCCTTTTGTGCTGAGTTCAAAAGCTACCATTAGAGGGTAGCCTTACTCGAGCTCGACTCTATTGCTCATCAGTATAAACTGAAAGAAGAGATTTATTGAGATAGTTGGCTGACTAAACATGGAATATAATAGACATATAGCAAGTACAAAAGAAAAAATCTTTCGAGCAAGCATGTTCAAGCAATTCCAAACATATGACATCTTTTTGGAAATAAACAGTGCTATAAAATTAGCATCAATAAGGTTATTGAGTTCTGGATGGACATAGGAGCACACACCAAATTTAGCAGTCGGAACCTAACCGGTTTTCGCCTTTCTCTGTTGTTGAAACTTGACTGAAGCACAAATCTTCTTCCAGCAATGGATGACAATGATGGTGGGTATAATAACCCACCATATGTTAGCCATAATGTAATaagcaaaataataaaatggaCTTGCAGCAAAGTTATCTCCTTCTAATATAGATGTAATAAAATACACTGCAGTTCCGTAAAGCTGCCCCAGACAAATGGCCACTTGGAGAATGTAGTTATATGGTTTCTTTGTAGCTATAGCATACCTGCCAAAATCCAAGACGGATGATAATGTAAGAGCCGCAATATTTTTGCACAGATTTTCCAAGCCATTACAGAGCTGGGAATATAAATGCGGCACTAGGTTTAAGAGAGTCGAAAGATGCATTATAAAAGGGCCCTCACAAAAAATATCAAGTTGGTTAAATGGTTGAACACATAGGCATGTTCATATTCATCATGAAATCGCTTTCAGTTTATAAGCAAGTAATCGTGTTTGAAACTGAATGCTGTAGAACTAAATGTCTGCCGCTGTACCAAATTGAGGGTCATCAaacaacttaaatattttaaactgtataACACTCATTCTGTTGACTTTCAATCGTGCCACATAGGCAGCCACATGGGATATCGGGAGAAGCGTCCCAGGAAATTCTATGCATCAAAGCTTATGTCTACAGATCACGTGGTAACTATTAAGGAAATACATGAATCTTATTATAGTACACAGTTGTAAATCTATCATAACTTTAAGGGATGCAATGGCCAAAATGTAAAAAGGTCTCTTTCCAgttaaataacaaataaaacaaaCACAGATACATTGTTAATTTGATGCATACACTGTAAGGAGACAAGCTGGACCCTCTAAAACAGCTGTGATTCCTTCAACAGCGATTACTCCAGAATCCCGTCCTGCATACCTTGAATCACCTTTGCTGTATTCTTTCCCTGCCAGACATAAATTGCATGCTGATGGAAATAAAtgtacaattaaaaaaaatatccatgATGAAATGGAAGAACTAGAACTTACAAACTTCAGCAAGGTAATGTGGAGtcgtttttttgtaaaattctggagagaaaacaaaatatcccTCCAGAATAATGTGGGTAAGGCCCGTGAATATCCACCAGCACATAAGCACTCTATTAACTTTTGACTTCTTATGAAACAGCCCTAAACATAAAGAAAAATATGAATCCGTTAAATTGTCATCCCACAAGTCAGATATCATGacaaaaataaaagagattACCAACTCTGATTTAAGAAAATAGCCGAAAACCATAGCATACATGCCAGATTGCTAAGCTGGAAATGTTGCCTGGATTACTAGCACGAATTGCATCATTTCAAAATCCAATTTATATTTGGCGTTCACAAAGGATTGGAAAAATCCATATACTTTTAATGGTCATTCCTTCCAACATGATAAAAAGGGCTCATCCTCAGCTgattgactttttcttgaaatcAATATCTAAGGTAAACTTTCATTTGCATTGAGGCGGATTCAGTGCTCGAGAGATCGATGTTCATGCACTGAGAAGGGATGTATGCATTCTTGAGAAGTGAGGTCTTCCATATCTAAATTAGATAATGTGGTAGATCCTAAATAGGGTTAGGGCTTTTTGTTGGAAAAGGGCCAAAAGATGAAGATTGGGTGGCAAGCCAGCGACAAACCAAGAAGGTTGATGAGCTAATTGAGGGTTCATACTGTAAAACTTTTCTAGATTTATCAAtagtacaattttttttccaagaaATCTTTTATGCATTTTCTAGGATATTATTAAGGATTTCATCAAAAACTTACAGCAGCTTGCCAAACAAAAACTTTAAGTTCTATTTAAAGCAAGAGGTATACAGGCATAGCATTTACAATTGGATTTAAAAGAAAAGAGTTCAGGCAATTCTATTAAGAAAAAACTACCTGAAGAAAGCACAGAATTAATATAAATCCAGATTAAACTAATTATATTAAGCACATAATAGATATTTTCTTTAGCTCTTAGTGATAATTGCATTTTGATTGCTTTACCTACTCAAAGCAATTTACGTGAAGGGCTCTCCCAAGCAGAATACTAGTGCAAGGTCAGAGCTAGTAGTATTGAAACTTGACCAATTTTGGAATATGAGTAGGGCATCTAGGTGGTGGAGACAAACCAAAGGGAGAGCAAAAGGAAGGTTGGGTGCTTGTGAGGCGAGGCCACCCGACCTCAAATTTGAATGGAGGAGAGGGATTAACTCTGGATCCTCCCTACTTGAATCAAATAATTATAGATGAACCTACAAAAATTAATGTACTACATGATATAAGACAGCAATCTCAGTAACTTTAGTTTCATAACCCATACAGGCAAGACTTGGCTACTTCTCAATATTAATTTAGTATCGACAGCATAGGAGCCAGGAGCACCTGCGTTGGGATTTCATTTCATATAGATTGCTAAAGACAAGTTTTTACCTGAAGAAATCATATATCCGTTGAATAAAACAAAGGAATAACAATAAATGAAAGTGTGAAACAATTTGAAGGAGCACTTACCAGACAAAATCCACATGAAGAAAACAACAAGCACAGAAGAGATGCCATATACGGCAAGAATGGTCGATTGTGAAAGGAACCCAGGCACGAATCCGGGCAACTTCAGATCTCTTGGAATATAAGGGTGGTTCACCTCATCTGCCATTCCCATATTTCCTGGTTATGCAGCGTGTTCATCATACAAAAACAATAAGAAAGAATAGTTGTTCAGAATTATTGCACACGTAAGCATATCTAGTCTCAAGTTTTTTGGCCTCTTTGGCTCTAAACTCAGCTAAAACATCATAATCAACACATAGCTATCACTTTTAGAAATAAGATCTAATCAGGAACTATCTCAACTTGTGAATTCAGAATGACAACTTTGGTGTAGAAAACAACATTCTCAGCAAAATTAAACGAAACCAACCAAATCAATACACCAAAACCTAACTTTCCAATTATTAAACATTCCCACTACACTAGATTTGCTTTTTCACACAAGAAAACGCATGCTGAAGTAAAGAAGCagtaaatacataataaaaatagtGTTTCGAGCTCCAGATTCGACACCAATCTGAGCAAGAGGAAAGGGAATCAACATTGAAAGCAAAATGAATACTCACAgattaaatcttgaaaataaatGGAGTCAACGTTAAATGTGGATGTATGAATTGACAGAGAGACTTCCGTCGTTCGATTTGAGTAAAACCCTGAAGCGTGCCTATCACTACACTGAGTAACCAAATATTTGAATGatgaattatattataaaaataaaaaaatagttggcataatgtgataaaatatatggtatttgatataaattattataaaattattataaataattgagTATTTGGTGTGATTGAGAATAAATgcgataaatttaaaaatatactcTAATTTCTCAATATACATTCAATTGAACCTTCTTTCAACACCTACGTAGAAGAAATTCACCCGACCCTTCACGGTGTCTCAGATCACAAGAAAAATTCATTATGTCTTTAAAAAACTTGGCATACAAAAATTGACTTGCTATAGAACATCCACTCCTTCGGAGACGGTAGCCGACTTCATCAACATCATCTAATTTAACGGTCGACTATTGACCTATTTCTTTCCCCATTTTTTAATCGATATGCAAATCTGTGCTTTTCGATTCAGTTGGTTTGTTACTTTTGGGTTTATTTTTGGGGAGTACCAACTTCCACAAAATTTCCAATACTCTTGTGTTATTTAGCAAATAAGGCCAACACAGATTCATAAATCTtgtgttttttaaataatattttgtaacaCCAAATAAATAACCGTTACTTTTCTTTTGTGTGATTATCTTCTCACCTAATAATTTACTTGAAGCAGAGACtccaagtaaatatataaaattaaaatccggttttagttttatttcaaTTCTTCTTTGATGCAGATTATGTGAGATGTATGTtagtataataaaatattattttgtgtgGATTTAGTAAAAAGAGTAAAATTATTGTGTATGAGGTTATTGCTCATGATGAATGACATCTTCGACATGTTTGACATTGTAGTTGTCATGGAATTGAGAAGGATACCACAATGCCAGTGTGGTAATGGTGTCATGCTTTTGCGCCAGGCAAGTGAATTTTCCACTCACCCAGGGAAGCATTACTACATTTGCCCGACCGTTTTGAAGCATCCTACCGAATTTATTTGGTACGATGAATATCATAGAACCTGTGACAATGATAATATGCATACACAGGCGCAAAGCATGAGTCAAACAAGCGGTCATATCACCAAAACATGCATCAATAGAGCTGGATAGAATCGCAAAGGACCCACACAGTACTCGTCATCCACAGTCGACATTTGTACATCTAACAGCAAACACACATCACTCCCATAATCAAACTTACGTTTGCATGACACCAATTCCCAAAGGCATTCCACATAACAAATTTGTTGCTGCTTtggttttatatatttatttctctAAATATTACTATTTTTAATTTGGTGCATTGTCGTGTCAAAATAGCAACATGGATATAAGATGTTTTTGTCTCATATGATCATCAATCGGTATAATATAGTCTATTTTAATAGAAACGGTATGTTGTATAATTTGAATATTATGTAGTGTCCGGTTTTGTCATGCTTGCATGAGacacaattttaatataaatttggtTCGGTATTTAATTTTTGTTGCTATCTTGTTTTTGTTGCTACCGAATGGTGTATAATTTCATTTACTTAATATGCACAGccttcatttttaatatttttgaagagGATAGAATCTATATTAAAAATATCTTACTACAATTTATGTAAACACGACTCCCACTGTAAATGTGTGACATCTATCATAATCAATTATATGCACTTTGacatatttattgataatatctTTGTGGTATGCATAAATGTGGTTGGTGTGTAAGACTTTAATGCTGACATCGATACAATTTCTCTTGAAAAATTGTTCTATGTAAAGACAACTTTGTATTCTCTTTACTGAGAACATACACATCATACCCCTCCACAAAGACCAAAGAAATTTACTTAGTTTCTTATGGTTCAACAATGTTTAAGAACTTGGATAGTTCTTCTGAGGCTACTGTTACAAGcaagtattattttattttaaatgacagTGAGGCCAATAACAAAGTGATAAACCTCACATCGGATCATAACAAAATCATAGACCTCACATCGGACGAGAAGAGGCTGACTATGCGGTGGAAATTGAACTGACAGTAAGCCCTCTTGGGAAAGGTACTGTATTTGCTTATGCATCTCATTATTCTTGCCCTATTATGTTAGGCAATGGTATGTGGAAGGTGGATATAAACTTTACACAAAAGAAGACAAATATGAATGTCCACTCTTCAAACACACTGAAATGCAAGTTGAATGGTTCACTCACCAACAAAAAGAAGCGGCTTTGAATTCATGACTGTAGCAACTCATCAATTCAGCAGTGTAGCTCCCAGTCATCTTCATCCCTTCTTAAATTTCGTAGGATTGATATGAATTCATGACTGTAGCAACTCATCAATTGATATGAATTTGTAACGTAATGCTATCTATGTATTTTGGATGTTTGGGCaggtttataatatatttatgttgtTTTTGTATGCCATAGTTCATAAGAAGCTACTACCCCTATGAGAGGTTCGCAATAGAAGTCGAATGGTTCACCTATTATTGCAGTTACTTCGTTCTAGATTTGTTATTATCTAACGTTTTGCAAGATACATCAATTACTTGTTCGTTATTGTCTCACTAATCTCGTTTGTTATTTTTGTCAACCCATCGAAGAATATTTTATTACAGagtcaatataaaacatacaaCGTAATGAACTTGTTGATAAAGTAATGATTACATATACAAGGGCTAAGCAAATGAAAAGACCTACGAACCACGAATCAAATGAACGAGGAAATCAAAAACCACCTGATCATTCACTATGTCACATTGCCAAAATGATATCCCACACTAACAACAAATCATACTGATTTCAGAAGCCAGATTACCAACGAAAGTCTAGCCTCATCTAGTAGGCTAAAGAAGAGATCTATGTTTGCTAGGATTCTTGACTAACATCGATGCACCAACAACTCTTTCATTCATAGTTGGCTCTTCAATCCTCTCCAAAGCTTCAAACACTTTTTTCTTCAATTCGAGCCTCTTTCTTCAACAGGCTTCGTATGCTTAACAAGGTTCGAAAGAGTGTCACTGGTCTTATCAGCGAaattatcaatggcctgaatgaTGGTTTCTTCACCTTGTGATTGTGCCTTCCGTTTTTTTCCAGTAATAGTTTTAGTACCCGCAGCATTAATTGTAGATTGGTTGGCAACATACATAGATTCACCAATACCCTCGATGTCGCGAAATATATCTTCCGATATGTCATCCATTTGAGGAGGAATATCATTATTCATTTCAAGTACACCTTGCACAGCATCCCCGTAACTCTCTGCGTGTTCTCCCATTGCACGGTGACTTCCAAATATCTCAAACCAATCATAATAATATGGCCATGACTTGTACCTCATCGAACATGCGTTGTTATCAGTCTGTGTTCATGTAaacttaataataaataaaaaatttcgcaATTATGAGATTGTCATAAACTTATAAACTATATTGAAATCTAACATAACTTATTACtctataaataaatttgaaaatatttaaattaagatcAACAAAACCTTCAAATATGAATCCCAAGCATCGTCTGTGGCCtcaatcaatttttatatttcattccATCCGATCCCACTTTAGTTTAGCATCATCACCAACTACCATGTGTTTTCTTCCACACGTGTCTTTTAGAATTTATGTGTGGCATGCCTTGTATCCCAGTAGATGGAAATGCTTTCTTCATAGCACCTTCAAGGAAAACAAGTATCCGGTTTTGAACCCATTCTCACTTTTAAACCCACGCTGGATTGAGTCTTTCAATGCTTCAATCAGGACTTCCTCCTCACAAGTACTCACATAGGCCTACCTTCGTCCGATTTCTTTGCTTTGCCATCAACGATATTGTTGGATGCTCCAATATCCATTGCTCCTATATAGTACAAATGTGTTCCCTGAAATGTAAACATGATTGTgtggaaaaatggtaaatgaCAACTACTTAATCTTTTTGTGAAAAGAATAAATAGAACAACACAACTATAGTACCCCAAAACAATAAAGAAATCAGTAGTTTTAGACATtctaaaaaatagaaaacagTAGAAGTTAACATCCCAAACAAAGCCACAAGGTTTCATTCATATGTCCGCACATGGTCAAGAAATTAAAGTAGATTACAAGCTGCTGAGAATTCATTAATCAATTATGATACAATGACATTGCTAAATCATCTCTCCAAATGTCCCAAGTTGGTGATGACTCCATATTTTCGATTAACTCAGATTCGATGTCTTCATTAGAAGTATTAGTTCCGTCATCAACTTCCTCCATTGGATCACCTGACATTTCAGAACGAATGAAGTTGTGTAGGAGGATGCATGTCATAATCATACAATTTTGGACTTTTAAGGGGTAGAATGTAGGACTTCGGAGTATAGCCTATCGTATTTTTAATAGACCAAACACCTTTTCAATAACATTTCATGCGCGGCAATgcttatatttgaaattttcctTATAATTTATTGGAGCACTGTTGCCAACGGCCCAATCATTCATATGATAACACATTCTTTTGTTTGGTGTTAAGAATTCGTCAACGTTCCCATAACCACTGTCACATAGATAGTACCACCTTGTCATGTTATTTACTTTGAGTTTAGTATTGgtaataaataaatactcaTAAAAAATACTAGTCATTaacttttcataatttaattcaatatgttttcaaaataatgaaTATCACCTCTCGTAATCTTTAAACCATCTTGTTGATTAACAGCTTCTCGCAGAACCCTTGCATCTGTAGCAGAGCCTTCCCATCCTGTTAGGGCATAAATGAACTTCATCTCATGGTCACAAACTCCGAAAACATTAACAACTGTAGAACCTTTCCTAGTCCTATATTTTGGTTTATCCTTGCTAGAAACTTGAATGTTGACATATGTACCATCCAATGCACCGAGGTAGCCCTGTTTACAAAGTGTAAATGAACTAGCTTACAAATTATGTGTACACATCATATATAAATGTGGTTAGGTTGATATGTTGAAGAGCAatgtgaaagaaaaaaattcccAATATAATTATAGCATACCTACCTTGAAACATTTCCATAGTTCGTTTGAGCAATTGTGTCCACCTGAACAGGCTTCACAAGAAGTATTGTGTGTAGCTTAAGACATACACTTTGGTCACTTCGTAGATAATCCTGTCCAATAATTCTATTCTTCTTATGATGACCCAGTGCAacattttcctcaacatgattATATCTAGAATCTACAAGATCACTGACATGTCTAACCAAGTAACATAATCTTCCAAATGCATTTCGATTCATCCTCAAATTGACAACACACTGCATATCACCTACTTCGATAACCCTATGTAGGTGGTTCAACTGAGAATATATTCTTCCTGTAACGCAATAGGACAAGTGAAATGACCactactttttttaaaatcataacataatgcataaatcataaactcgaaaattgcTAAACATAATAACTTACCatattcataaatcataatttaacatttaaaatttccagtgcataaaataaatctctAAATCGACACTACCAAAAAATCCTACGTCGACCTTTAAAAGGACCAACTAACACTAACATAAAGCAtgaaaatatctctaataaaatcattaacataatcttttaaatcttttatccaTCAAACTAATGCGGAACATAAATGGCCATCGGGTGTGTACTGTAGCACTCAATCCACTCAATCTTCAGCGCCTCcgataaaatcatcaaatcat encodes the following:
- the LOC140978244 gene encoding probable 3-beta-hydroxysteroid-Delta(8),Delta(7)-isomerase, coding for MGMADEVNHPYIPRDLKLPGFVPGFLSQSTILAVYGISSVLVVFFMWILSGLFHKKSKVNRVLMCWWIFTGLTHIILEGYFVFSPEFYKKTTPHYLAEVWKEYSKGDSRYAGRDSGVIAVEGITAVLEGPACLLTVYAIATKKPYNYILQVAICLGQLYGTAVYFITSILEGDNFAASPFYYFAYYIMANIWWVIIPTIIVIHCWKKICASVKFQQQRKAKTG